A single Pedobacter sp. PACM 27299 DNA region contains:
- a CDS encoding carboxylate-amine ligase gives MNIFTLGVEEEYMVIDPVTRELTSHDQKIVEAAQKIHKDQVKAEMHQAVVEVGTGICKNTEQARAEISQLRYTVSQLAGEQGLRIGAAGTHPFSHWEKQLITEHPRYSEIVNELQEAARSNLIFGLHVHVGFQSRELAIHIANQVRYFLPHVFALSTNSPFWESRNTGYKSFRTKIFDKFPRTGIPDIFNSIEDYDNYVKLLIKTNSIDNAKKIWWDIRVHPFFETIEFRICDCPMLIDETMAFVALFQALCAKLYKLRLQNMKFISYSRALINENKWRAARYGIDGNLIDFGKEMEVNCRNLVLELLDFVDDVVDDLGCREDLKYVHTILANGTGADRQLAVYEQNGNFESVVDYITSQTLIGAR, from the coding sequence ATGAATATTTTCACACTTGGCGTCGAGGAAGAATACATGGTCATCGATCCTGTAACCCGCGAATTGACCTCTCATGATCAAAAGATTGTAGAGGCGGCACAAAAAATACACAAAGATCAGGTCAAGGCAGAGATGCACCAGGCAGTGGTGGAAGTGGGCACTGGCATTTGTAAAAACACAGAGCAGGCACGCGCAGAAATTTCACAGTTACGGTATACGGTATCCCAATTGGCAGGAGAACAAGGCTTACGGATTGGTGCCGCAGGCACACACCCGTTTTCACACTGGGAAAAGCAATTGATTACCGAGCATCCGCGCTATAGCGAGATAGTAAATGAGCTGCAGGAAGCAGCCAGGTCCAATTTAATCTTTGGTTTACATGTGCATGTGGGATTCCAATCCAGGGAATTGGCGATCCATATTGCCAACCAAGTGCGTTATTTCTTACCCCATGTGTTCGCATTATCTACAAATTCCCCTTTCTGGGAAAGTAGAAATACAGGCTATAAATCTTTTCGGACGAAAATATTTGACAAGTTTCCGAGAACAGGGATTCCTGATATTTTCAATAGTATTGAGGACTATGATAACTATGTGAAGCTATTGATCAAAACCAATAGTATTGACAATGCTAAAAAGATTTGGTGGGACATTCGGGTACATCCATTTTTCGAAACCATAGAGTTCCGAATCTGCGACTGTCCGATGTTAATTGATGAAACGATGGCATTTGTCGCCCTATTTCAGGCATTATGTGCAAAATTATACAAGCTGCGCCTGCAAAATATGAAATTCATCAGCTATTCGAGGGCATTGATCAATGAGAACAAATGGAGAGCAGCAAGGTATGGGATCGATGGAAATCTGATCGATTTTGGAAAAGAAATGGAAGTAAATTGCAGAAATCTCGTATTAGAGTTACTCGATTTTGTAGATGATGTAGTAGATGATCTGGGCTGCAGAGAAGACCTGAAATATGTGCATACGATATTGGCTAACGGCACAGGTGCCGACAGGCAATTGGCTGTTTACGAACAAAATGGTAACTTTGAATCGGTGGTAGATTACATTACCTCACAAACATTAATCGGTGCCAGATAA
- a CDS encoding ATP-grasp domain-containing protein produces MKKIGILFGQERSFPAAFIKRVNEIEGKDIIAEFVSIDKIFQARPLDYAVIIDRISQDVPFYRAAMKNAAITGTAVINNPFWWSADEKFFNNALAIKLGIPVPKTALIPSYDQPEDTSEASFSNLAFPMDWEGIFQYTGFPAYMKPFDGGGWKEVYKLTDKEDFFEKHSKTKQTVMMLQEEIIFDEYFRCYCIGGKYVKIMQYEPRNPAHLRYSVDTPPSSEKLLKTIHDYVIQLNEYLGYDFNTVEFAVRDGIPYAIDFCNPAPDAEVSSVGLENFEWVVETSARYAIERAKAQVDGQDNLTWGEYIRTSAAGVPLIEKV; encoded by the coding sequence ATGAAAAAAATAGGAATCTTATTCGGGCAGGAAAGATCCTTTCCTGCGGCCTTTATAAAGCGCGTAAATGAAATAGAAGGAAAAGATATTATTGCTGAATTTGTGAGTATCGACAAGATTTTTCAAGCCAGACCATTAGATTATGCAGTCATTATTGACCGCATTTCTCAGGATGTTCCTTTTTATCGTGCCGCTATGAAAAATGCAGCAATAACCGGAACGGCAGTCATCAATAACCCATTCTGGTGGAGTGCCGATGAGAAATTTTTCAACAATGCACTGGCAATTAAACTAGGTATCCCTGTTCCAAAAACCGCCTTAATCCCTTCTTACGACCAACCTGAAGATACTTCTGAAGCTTCTTTCAGCAATCTCGCTTTCCCAATGGATTGGGAAGGAATTTTTCAATATACAGGCTTCCCTGCCTACATGAAACCCTTCGATGGCGGCGGCTGGAAGGAAGTTTATAAGCTTACTGACAAAGAAGATTTCTTTGAAAAACACAGTAAAACCAAGCAAACAGTCATGATGCTCCAGGAAGAAATCATTTTTGATGAATATTTCAGGTGTTACTGTATCGGTGGAAAATATGTAAAAATTATGCAGTATGAGCCTAGAAATCCGGCGCATTTAAGGTATTCCGTAGATACTCCTCCTTCGAGTGAAAAGTTATTGAAAACCATTCATGATTATGTGATCCAGTTGAATGAATATTTGGGTTATGACTTCAACACGGTTGAATTTGCGGTGAGAGATGGGATTCCTTATGCTATTGATTTTTGTAATCCGGCACCCGATGCAGAGGTATCAAGTGTAGGATTGGAAAACTTTGAATGGGTAGTTGAAACCTCTGCGAGGTATGCTATAGAACGCGCAAAAGCGCAGGTAGATGGTCAGGACAACCTGACCTGGGGTGAGTACATCCGCACTTCTGCAGCTGGTGTTCCATTAATTGAGAAAGTATAG
- a CDS encoding esterase family protein, translating to MVETYKKWYSPHLSADFELLTFGESGYPIVLFPTSMGRYYEPKDFKLLESVEQFVDAGKVKIYCVDSIDKLSWYNKNISPADRIRNHIWYDQLILKELAPIARQETGKGKIITAGCSFGGYHAANFAFRHPWLVSHLFSMSGIFDIRGQLDGFYNDDAYFNNPIDFLPHDQNRELWNMKIVLGTTDRDPCRPDNEKLSTTLTGKGIDHWLDIRENADHDWPIWREMFPAYISQL from the coding sequence ATGGTTGAGACTTATAAAAAATGGTATAGTCCGCATTTGAGCGCAGATTTTGAGCTATTGACCTTCGGAGAAAGTGGCTACCCGATTGTGTTGTTTCCTACGAGTATGGGGAGGTATTATGAGCCTAAAGATTTCAAATTACTGGAATCCGTGGAGCAGTTTGTTGATGCTGGAAAGGTTAAAATTTACTGTGTAGACAGTATTGACAAATTGAGCTGGTACAATAAAAACATTAGCCCTGCGGACCGGATCAGGAACCATATCTGGTACGATCAGCTGATTCTAAAAGAACTTGCCCCTATTGCCAGGCAAGAAACCGGTAAGGGAAAAATCATTACCGCAGGATGTAGTTTTGGTGGTTATCATGCGGCAAATTTTGCTTTTCGGCATCCCTGGCTGGTGAGCCATTTATTTAGCATGAGCGGTATTTTTGACATCCGGGGACAACTGGATGGCTTCTATAATGATGATGCTTATTTCAATAACCCAATAGACTTTTTACCTCATGATCAAAATAGGGAGTTATGGAACATGAAAATTGTTTTAGGAACGACAGACCGAGACCCCTGCAGACCAGACAATGAAAAGCTTTCGACAACATTAACGGGCAAAGGAATTGACCACTGGCTGGACATCCGTGAAAATGCAGACCACGACTGGCCGATCTGGCGGGAAATGTTTCCTGCATACATTTCGCAACTCTGA
- a CDS encoding alpha/beta hydrolase, whose product MLLSKVARTQHSIKSVILKREVVIDLFIPNDLLGNEILNLLLLNDGQDATSLDLEQTFTELYDKKRLEPTVLVAIHASENRTQEYGVAGAPDFLNRGASAGLYRDFVFTELLPYIQEQIGMPILGKKGFAGCSLGGISAFDIVWNNAEYFDLAGVFSGAFWWRKKDLKDGYTDEDRIVHQMIREADGIEKLAVDQAPAARIPEASSVAEGNPVSETGGSPKLKFWLMTGTEDETADRNHNLIIDSIDDTIDIIKELLKKGYQRPENITYYEMVGGKHDVETWSKVMPAFLCWAFGRKNAL is encoded by the coding sequence ATGTTACTTTCCAAAGTTGCCCGTACTCAGCATTCCATTAAGTCTGTCATTCTAAAAAGAGAAGTTGTGATTGATCTTTTTATCCCAAATGATTTACTTGGGAATGAAATTTTAAACTTGCTGCTTTTAAATGACGGGCAAGATGCGACATCCCTGGACCTGGAGCAGACTTTCACGGAACTTTATGATAAAAAAAGACTGGAACCTACCGTCCTGGTGGCGATCCATGCATCGGAAAACCGTACTCAAGAATACGGAGTTGCAGGTGCTCCTGATTTTCTCAACAGAGGTGCCTCTGCAGGTTTATACCGTGATTTTGTATTTACCGAATTGCTGCCTTACATTCAAGAGCAGATAGGCATGCCAATCCTTGGAAAAAAAGGGTTTGCTGGATGTTCGCTTGGCGGGATTTCAGCATTTGATATCGTCTGGAATAATGCCGAATATTTTGACCTTGCAGGCGTATTTTCTGGCGCGTTCTGGTGGCGCAAAAAAGACCTTAAAGATGGATATACAGATGAGGATCGCATTGTACATCAAATGATTAGGGAGGCAGATGGGATAGAAAAATTAGCTGTGGATCAAGCGCCTGCTGCCAGGATTCCAGAGGCCAGCAGTGTTGCTGAGGGAAATCCTGTTTCCGAAACAGGGGGCAGTCCGAAGCTTAAATTCTGGCTCATGACTGGAACGGAAGATGAAACAGCCGATAGGAATCACAACTTAATCATCGATTCCATTGATGATACGATAGATATCATTAAAGAACTGCTGAAAAAAGGATACCAGCGTCCTGAAAACATCACCTATTACGAAATGGTAGGAGGCAAGCATGATGTCGAAACATGGTCTAAAGTAATGCCGGCTTTTCTTTGCTGGGCTTTTGGTCGGAAAAACGCGCTGTAG
- a CDS encoding oxidoreductase, whose amino-acid sequence MKKKAVILGASGLIGTSLLMQLLDSPDYTAVLVLVRKKLNREHPKLEQLVVDFDRLNDYGSEIQGNVVFCCLGTTKSKTPDVAQYRKIDYLYPLDAAAVAEANGASQYHLVSSMGANPNSSIFYSRTKGETERDLQSIPFKSIHIYRPSVLDGDREEHRPTEGLMIGLMRFLNPIMVGALRKYRSIKVEHVALAMLKMSLTTKEGVFIYPSDEIEKIATARFSDQKPSKEKPALL is encoded by the coding sequence ATGAAGAAAAAAGCAGTAATACTTGGTGCGAGTGGTTTAATCGGGACGAGTTTGTTAATGCAACTGCTCGATAGTCCGGATTATACGGCTGTTTTGGTGCTGGTTAGAAAGAAACTAAATCGCGAACATCCTAAACTGGAGCAGTTGGTGGTAGATTTCGACCGATTGAACGATTATGGATCAGAAATTCAGGGAAATGTGGTGTTTTGCTGTCTGGGAACCACAAAAAGTAAAACCCCGGATGTGGCGCAGTACCGGAAAATTGATTATTTATATCCTTTGGATGCGGCGGCTGTTGCAGAGGCAAATGGTGCTTCTCAGTATCATTTGGTCTCTTCTATGGGCGCTAATCCCAATTCCAGTATTTTCTATTCCCGCACTAAAGGGGAGACAGAGCGAGATCTGCAAAGTATTCCTTTCAAAAGTATTCATATTTACCGACCTTCTGTATTAGATGGCGATCGGGAGGAACATCGCCCGACAGAGGGATTGATGATTGGCCTGATGCGCTTTTTAAACCCTATCATGGTGGGAGCTCTACGAAAATATAGAAGTATAAAGGTGGAGCATGTGGCTTTAGCGATGTTAAAGATGTCTTTAACGACTAAAGAGGGTGTATTTATTTACCCTTCAGATGAAATTGAAAAAATTGCTACAGCGCGTTTTTCCGACCAAAAGCCCAGCAAAGAAAAGCCGGCATTACTTTAG
- the typA gene encoding translational GTPase TypA — translation MQKIRNIAIIAHVDHGKTTLVDKILHSCSIFRDNEQSGDLILDNNDLERERGITIVSKNVSVMYKDVKINIIDTPGHADFGGEVERVLKMADGVLLLCDAFEGAMPQTRFVTQKALALGLKPIVVVNKVDKENCRPEEVYEQIFELFFNLEATEDQLDFPVIYGSSKQGWMSTDWQKPTTDIFALLDAVVANIPPAPTNEGTLQMQITSLDYSSFVGRIAVGRVHRGSIKENQPVTLIKRDGKTVKSRVKELYTFEGLGKIRATEVRSGDICAVVGIEGFDIGDTIADFEAPEQLPVIKIDEPTMNMLFTINNSPFFGKEGKFVTSQRIKERLYKEMEKNLALKVVETESPDAYLVYGRGILHLSVLIETMRREGYELQVGQPQVIIKEIDGKKCEPIETLIVDVPGEVAGKVIELVTQRKGELLIMEPKGDLQHLEFEIPARGIIGLRNNVLTATGGEAIMAHRFKAYEPWKGVIPGRLNGVLVSMEKGSTTAYSIDKLQDRGRFFVDPGVDVYEGQIMGEHIRDNDLVVNIVKGKALTNMRASGTDDSNRIAPAIKFSLEEAMEYIQADEYIEVTPLSMRLRKIHLTEAARKNNKN, via the coding sequence ATGCAAAAAATAAGAAATATAGCTATCATAGCACACGTTGACCACGGCAAAACTACACTGGTTGATAAGATCTTACACTCTTGTTCAATCTTCCGTGATAACGAACAATCCGGAGATTTAATACTTGACAATAACGATTTGGAACGTGAACGTGGTATTACCATCGTTTCCAAAAACGTATCTGTGATGTACAAGGATGTAAAAATCAACATTATTGATACCCCTGGTCACGCCGATTTTGGTGGTGAAGTAGAACGTGTATTGAAAATGGCTGATGGAGTATTGTTATTGTGTGATGCTTTTGAAGGTGCAATGCCTCAAACTCGTTTCGTTACACAAAAAGCTTTAGCCCTTGGTTTAAAACCGATCGTTGTTGTAAACAAAGTAGATAAAGAAAACTGTCGTCCTGAAGAAGTTTATGAGCAAATCTTTGAATTGTTCTTCAACCTTGAGGCTACAGAAGATCAATTAGATTTCCCTGTAATCTACGGTTCATCGAAACAAGGATGGATGAGTACAGACTGGCAAAAACCTACTACTGATATCTTCGCATTATTAGATGCTGTAGTAGCTAACATTCCCCCTGCACCAACAAATGAAGGTACATTACAAATGCAGATTACCTCTTTAGATTATTCATCTTTCGTAGGTCGTATCGCAGTTGGACGTGTTCACCGCGGTTCAATTAAAGAAAACCAACCGGTTACTTTGATCAAACGTGACGGTAAAACTGTTAAATCAAGAGTAAAAGAATTATATACGTTCGAAGGTCTTGGAAAAATCCGTGCTACTGAAGTAAGATCTGGTGATATCTGCGCTGTTGTAGGTATTGAAGGATTTGATATCGGTGATACTATCGCAGATTTCGAAGCTCCAGAGCAATTGCCAGTAATTAAAATTGATGAGCCAACAATGAACATGTTGTTCACCATCAATAACTCACCATTCTTCGGTAAAGAAGGTAAATTTGTAACGTCTCAACGTATCAAAGAACGTCTTTACAAAGAAATGGAGAAAAACTTAGCCCTTAAAGTAGTGGAAACTGAATCTCCAGATGCTTACTTAGTGTATGGTAGAGGTATTCTCCATTTATCAGTATTGATCGAAACGATGCGTCGTGAAGGTTATGAGCTTCAGGTAGGTCAGCCACAGGTAATCATTAAAGAAATTGATGGTAAAAAATGTGAGCCTATTGAAACTTTAATCGTTGACGTTCCTGGTGAAGTTGCTGGTAAAGTAATTGAATTGGTAACACAACGTAAAGGTGAATTGTTGATCATGGAGCCTAAAGGAGATTTACAGCATTTAGAGTTTGAAATCCCTGCACGTGGTATCATCGGATTAAGAAATAACGTATTAACTGCCACTGGTGGTGAAGCGATTATGGCTCACCGTTTCAAAGCTTATGAGCCTTGGAAAGGTGTAATCCCTGGAAGATTAAACGGTGTATTAGTTTCAATGGAAAAAGGTAGTACTACTGCTTATTCAATTGATAAACTACAAGATCGTGGACGTTTCTTCGTTGATCCAGGTGTTGACGTTTATGAAGGTCAGATTATGGGTGAACACATCCGTGACAATGACTTAGTAGTAAACATCGTTAAAGGTAAAGCTTTAACCAACATGCGTGCTTCAGGTACTGATGATAGCAACCGTATTGCTCCGGCAATTAAGTTCTCTCTGGAAGAAGCTATGGAATACATCCAGGCTGATGAGTACATTGAAGTTACTCCATTGAGCATGCGTTTACGTAAGATTCACTTAACTGAAGCTGCACGTAAAAACAACAAAAACTAA
- a CDS encoding 3-ketoacyl-ACP reductase, giving the protein MESLKGKNAIITGAGKGLGRAVAIALAQEGVNVGLAARTLADLEKVAAELAQYGVKTAIATMDVSDINGVNTAVESLKSELGAIDILINNAGIGTFGSFMELEPAKWEEIIKVNLLGPYYVTRAVLPEMIERKTGDIINVSSTAGKNGAAVTSAYSASKFGLIGMSESLMQEGRKHNIRVTTLVPSTVATDMAIDLKLTDGNPDRVMQAEDFAEFVIAQLKLNRRVFVKEAALWSTNP; this is encoded by the coding sequence ATGGAATCATTGAAAGGAAAAAATGCAATCATTACCGGTGCCGGAAAAGGACTTGGACGTGCCGTTGCTATCGCTTTAGCACAAGAAGGTGTAAACGTAGGTTTAGCCGCAAGAACACTTGCCGATTTGGAAAAAGTTGCTGCAGAACTTGCACAATATGGTGTTAAAACGGCAATCGCAACAATGGATGTTTCCGATATCAATGGTGTAAATACCGCCGTGGAATCTTTAAAATCGGAACTGGGTGCAATTGATATCCTGATCAATAACGCCGGAATCGGTACCTTCGGATCATTCATGGAACTGGAGCCAGCGAAATGGGAAGAAATTATAAAAGTGAACCTTTTAGGTCCTTACTATGTGACACGTGCTGTACTTCCTGAAATGATCGAAAGAAAAACTGGTGATATCATCAACGTATCTTCAACCGCAGGAAAAAATGGAGCAGCAGTAACGAGTGCCTACAGTGCCTCTAAATTCGGACTAATTGGAATGTCTGAATCCTTAATGCAGGAAGGCCGTAAACACAACATTCGTGTCACTACTTTAGTGCCAAGCACAGTTGCTACAGATATGGCAATCGACCTGAAACTAACTGATGGTAACCCTGATCGCGTGATGCAGGCAGAAGATTTTGCAGAATTTGTAATAGCTCAATTGAAGCTAAACCGCAGGGTATTTGTGAAAGAAGCCGCATTGTGGTCTACTAATCCATAG
- a CDS encoding glycosyltransferase family 2 protein: protein MQPKLSVITIVYNNVKDIERTMLSVLNQTYPNIEYILIDGASTDGTKDTIYNYKSRLAQFISEPDKGIYDAMNKGLALATGDYVLFMNSGDEIYSPVTVTEVFESASAADIYYGETEMYDENWHSLGQRRHRAPETFSWRSFRYGMCISHQAIYVKRSLAGPFDLQYKYSADIDWIIRAAKNASSIVNTHSYVAKYLVGGISKKKHMASLKERFKIFTKYYGFIPNVINHLFIAVNLGQYYIRHRRTND from the coding sequence ATGCAACCAAAGCTCAGTGTCATCACCATCGTTTATAATAATGTAAAGGATATTGAGCGCACGATGCTTTCTGTGTTGAATCAGACTTATCCGAATATTGAATACATTTTGATTGATGGTGCCTCTACCGATGGTACCAAAGACACGATTTACAATTATAAATCTCGTCTGGCGCAGTTTATTTCAGAGCCTGACAAAGGAATTTATGATGCCATGAATAAAGGGCTCGCATTGGCAACAGGGGATTATGTCCTGTTCATGAATTCGGGTGATGAAATTTATTCTCCGGTCACAGTTACTGAGGTATTTGAAAGTGCTTCTGCTGCTGACATTTACTATGGTGAGACGGAAATGTACGATGAGAACTGGCATAGCCTGGGACAAAGAAGACATCGGGCTCCGGAAACTTTTAGCTGGAGAAGTTTCAGGTATGGCATGTGTATCAGTCATCAGGCGATCTATGTGAAACGCAGTCTGGCGGGACCTTTTGATTTACAATATAAGTATAGTGCAGATATTGACTGGATCATCAGGGCGGCTAAAAATGCGTCAAGTATTGTCAATACGCACAGTTATGTGGCCAAATATCTGGTTGGGGGAATATCTAAAAAGAAACACATGGCGAGTTTAAAAGAGCGTTTCAAGATCTTTACCAAATACTACGGTTTTATTCCGAATGTGATCAACCATCTTTTCATTGCGGTCAACTTAGGGCAGTATTACATCCGCCATCGCCGAACAAACGATTAA
- a CDS encoding glycosyltransferase has protein sequence MKVVHLNTYEGNGGAGRACLRLSDALKAHDVDSEVMVYFQFKESKLTTAFNRSPFQKAVAVVKILAERYLSKAFSKALKTPFSLQWFGRSVIHHPKVRSADIIHIHWINHGFLSPKFLAQIDELEKPVVWTFHDSNAFTGGCHVRYSCENYHKECGNCPLLKFSGKDDFSHRNWLQKKKAYSELNFHIVAPSHWMADSVKLSSLMGTRAVTVIPNTIETKVFKPYVKSEAKKILKINPDKFVLMSGFMPSKNDKHKGTSYLIDALNDLSTRPGIIKENIELVIFGNKDNVDMPEFPFKTTFLGTISNDSHLAKCYSAADVFITASLEDNLPNTVMESLACATPVVAFKTGGIPDMVKHLENGYLAEYKSSEDLATGIEWLYHDENAPDIQKEARRTILTEFSESVIAEKHLLLYQSLINLQPH, from the coding sequence TTGAAAGTAGTTCACTTAAATACATACGAAGGAAATGGCGGCGCCGGAAGGGCTTGTCTTAGGCTAAGTGATGCATTAAAAGCGCATGATGTTGATTCTGAAGTGATGGTTTATTTTCAGTTTAAAGAAAGCAAACTGACCACTGCTTTTAACAGAAGTCCATTTCAGAAAGCGGTGGCTGTTGTGAAGATTCTGGCAGAGCGGTATTTGTCGAAAGCCTTCTCAAAAGCGTTAAAAACCCCTTTTTCTTTGCAATGGTTTGGCAGATCTGTCATTCATCACCCTAAAGTAAGATCTGCGGATATTATCCACATCCACTGGATCAACCATGGATTTTTATCGCCCAAATTTCTGGCACAGATCGATGAGTTGGAGAAACCGGTGGTTTGGACTTTTCATGATAGCAATGCGTTTACAGGAGGTTGTCATGTACGTTATTCCTGTGAAAATTACCATAAGGAATGCGGTAATTGTCCGCTGTTGAAATTTAGCGGCAAGGATGATTTTTCTCATAGGAATTGGTTACAAAAGAAAAAAGCTTACTCTGAATTGAACTTTCACATTGTAGCACCGAGTCATTGGATGGCAGATTCTGTAAAGTTGAGCAGTTTAATGGGAACAAGAGCAGTTACTGTGATCCCAAACACGATAGAGACCAAGGTTTTCAAGCCTTATGTAAAATCGGAAGCCAAGAAAATATTAAAGATCAATCCTGATAAGTTTGTACTGATGAGTGGTTTCATGCCTTCCAAGAATGACAAACACAAGGGGACTTCTTATTTGATTGACGCTTTAAACGACCTGTCTACTAGGCCGGGAATCATAAAAGAAAATATTGAACTGGTTATTTTTGGCAATAAAGACAATGTGGATATGCCGGAATTCCCTTTCAAAACCACATTTTTAGGAACGATCAGTAACGACAGTCACCTCGCTAAATGTTACTCTGCCGCAGACGTATTTATTACGGCTTCTCTGGAAGACAATCTACCGAATACGGTAATGGAGAGTCTGGCTTGTGCAACTCCGGTGGTGGCCTTTAAAACAGGTGGCATTCCTGACATGGTGAAGCATCTTGAAAATGGGTATTTAGCGGAGTATAAATCTTCGGAAGACCTCGCCACTGGAATTGAGTGGTTGTACCATGATGAAAACGCTCCTGATATTCAAAAAGAAGCCAGAAGAACGATATTAACTGAATTCTCGGAGTCGGTTATTGCAGAAAAACACTTATTATTGTATCAATCGCTGATTAATTTACAGCCTCATTAA
- a CDS encoding class I SAM-dependent methyltransferase: protein MENLLTDRQFWVNYWESKTGLSVNIPSNYLFHQELGEIINKQGVKTAIELGGFPGYYAVFLKKYFKLDVTLLDYFVHQPVTNTLLEANQLKPSDINIIETDLFNYQPVQEFDLVLSCGLIEHFNDTADIINRHIAFVKPGGTLFITLPNFKALNGWFQKSFDRENYDKHNIDCMDPKLLAGICEQAGLDVVQSRYFGNFSLWLENEQQKPLSVRLLKKTLWFAGKIFTKIIPFNSKVLSPYIILEARKK, encoded by the coding sequence ATGGAAAACCTGTTAACCGACAGACAGTTTTGGGTGAATTATTGGGAAAGTAAAACCGGGTTATCGGTTAATATTCCATCAAATTATTTGTTTCATCAGGAACTCGGCGAAATTATCAACAAACAGGGCGTAAAAACGGCAATTGAACTGGGTGGCTTTCCAGGATATTATGCCGTATTTCTGAAAAAATATTTTAAGCTGGATGTCACACTGCTCGACTATTTCGTGCACCAGCCGGTGACCAATACGTTATTAGAAGCCAATCAATTGAAACCAAGCGACATCAATATTATTGAAACAGATCTGTTTAATTATCAGCCCGTGCAGGAATTTGACCTGGTCTTATCTTGTGGATTGATCGAACATTTCAACGATACCGCCGACATCATCAACCGTCACATTGCTTTTGTAAAACCTGGTGGAACCTTATTCATCACCCTCCCTAATTTTAAAGCCCTGAATGGCTGGTTCCAAAAGTCTTTCGACCGCGAAAATTACGATAAACACAACATAGATTGTATGGATCCTAAACTGCTGGCTGGCATTTGTGAACAGGCAGGCCTGGATGTCGTGCAATCCAGATATTTCGGAAATTTCAGTCTGTGGCTGGAAAATGAACAGCAAAAACCACTAAGTGTTCGTCTTTTGAAGAAAACACTTTGGTTTGCAGGAAAAATATTTACTAAAATCATTCCTTTTAACTCCAAAGTATTGTCTCCTTATATTATCTTAGAAGCAAGAAAAAAGTAA